One region of Bartonella alsatica genomic DNA includes:
- the ykgO gene encoding type B 50S ribosomal protein L36 yields MKIKNSLKALRDRHRNNRLVRRKGRVYILNKTNPRFRARQG; encoded by the coding sequence ATGAAAATTAAAAATTCGCTTAAAGCACTGAGGGATCGCCACCGTAACAATCGTTTGGTGCGTCGTAAGGGTCGTGTTTATATCCTCAATAAAACGAACCCACGTTTTAGAGCGCGCCAGGGTTGA